One window of Microcaecilia unicolor unplaced genomic scaffold, aMicUni1.1, whole genome shotgun sequence genomic DNA carries:
- the LOC115458931 gene encoding telomere repeats-binding bouquet formation protein 2-like: MFQGEKAWFSQSVSRDLCEFWVTEGGVITNAPAAEYLFSNNASYPDTQRLYQSLDYVSDKATVFHSSYISATAKSKVRNAVALGHFILPPACLHK, encoded by the exons ATGTTCCAAGGTGAGAAGGCATGGTTCTCCCAAAGCGTGAGCCGGGACCTGTGTGAGTTCTGGG TGACGGAAGGAGGAGTGATCACCAATGctcctgctgctgaatatctattCAGTAATAATGCTTCTTACCCTGACACACAGAG ATTATACCAAAGTTTAGATTATGTGAGTGACAAGGCCACAGTTTTCCATTCCAGTTATATCTCTGCAACTGCCAAGTCTAAAGTTCGAAATGCGGTGGCTTTGGGACACTTCATTCTACCACCTGCCTGCTTGCATAAAG